The DNA region aacatatatatttttattttattaagagaaCCAAAGCAAAAAacccaaaaataaacaaataattggcataattttcatagtatatattatttgaaaactattcaaaaaattcatgtctaaatatttgatgattatattagataactgaattttattaatataatttttttattttcaaatactataaaaaacataacattCGTTATATCATGTGTCCCAAAGAAAACtgtcacaaataaaatttgaaaaatccgTTTTGAGGGTTTGGTGGGGAAATCAAAACAGGGCCCTTTTCAGATCATCTCgatttatctatatttatttattcgatgGGTACAGCCACCCCAAATTCACACGTTTCAATGGCAATAGTTAAAAAGTGCCATGTTGTGGTTCTTCTTTCCAACTCACGAAACagattttccaaatttaatttatcaataatccttttaaaaatataggcCATTGGTATTTTCTGGTGGACATATTGTATATACtacttacttttttatattttatattcaattattatgtattgttaattataaagcaCTGATAGACCAAAtacaaagtaagtaaattaacataattaaagttgctaatcaaattattattatcctcattttgcaaataaataaattctattacttaataatgaaatttttgaaaaatttaaattgaaataatgtaaaaaacaaacttaaatcataatgtagaatttataattaattaaaaattataattgaacttTGAATAAACGCTGtcctaaaatttcttaaattattaatttactaacatgtttgaacagaaaaataatattataattaaattgtcataaaatattgGTAAGATATCATAGAattgttttacattaatttattaatattaattaaatcatacaaaaggcattatttgttttaatttcattaaataatttttttaattatagacaTTCGATTTTGAGTAATTATCGATGTTTCAGCATTATATTTCTGTTTAATGCATTGTAAGATAAGTGAAAACAATATCCATTCTGAAAACTTCTCTTGTGGGAACTTACTTTACAAGCAAATATAGACtgcatttgataattttgaagataataCATGATTTCCTTGTTTAATacctttttgtattttacataaattattaaattatagattattgtattattgtacACTCTTTAAtcagaaattaaaagttatggaAGAGTTGCAGCGGTTTTTTAAGATTgcctaaattacaaaattgaattaatttaacacatcCATTAATTTGTTATGGTTCCTAAATCCCCTACCACGATAgcgaatatattaaaagaagtataaatatgtttccaaaattgtctaatttatcACAATTAAGTGTGTCTTAGTGTTAAGAAGAATTCAGCAGTGGaggtattatttgtaaaagtacaaatgatataatttaaaaattaatattagtttcagTGAATCATCTACCATGTTGAGATTATACGCAGTTTTTTCGTGCCTTAGTGAGTACAAAGTGGTTTAGAATCATATACAAACATTATCTTTTATCACTTTTTTAGTTGCCTTCACACTTGCTGGCAGTAAATCGATAGTACTGAGTGGTCATGGTGGAGATTGTAAGTACACACAATCATTTTCCTTTTCTGgtaattaaaactgttgttTCCATTACAGCAGGAAAATATTCTTCAGGCGCTGAACTAACTAGTTTGGCACACAGCTCGGCCATCCAAGCCAAAACGGCAATTCAAAATCAACAAACCGCTGCCAGTCAAGCTGCGTTTGGAGCTCAGAGTAACTTAGCTCAAATTGCTCTGGGCGTAAGACTCCAAAACATATTATCAAACCGTACCTAGATAACAAATTACTTATTCTTTTCAGGCTGCCTCAACTGCGCAAGCTGCCCTGGTCGGTAAACAAGCCATTGTTCAAGGTTTGAAGAGACAACTTATTGATGCACAATCCCATCTTCAAGCTGAAATCGCTCAATACCAACAAACTCAAGAAGCCGCCGACGCAGCAAGCCAAGCAGCAGCTCAATCGCAATCTCAACTGAACACCATCACCGCCGCCGTAGCTGCAGCTCAAGGTAGTGCTCAATACGCACAGGAAGCTGCTACCGCTTTCGCCAACGCTGCTGCTTCTCAACATCAGATGGTTATCGAGGCTAAGCAAAGATTGTCTCAATTGACTGAAGAACTGAACTCTGCTTTAGGTCAACTTGCTTCCACGGAAGCTGCTGCTCAAAAGGCACTTTCGGCAGCTCAAGTAGCTCAGTCTAACGCAGCTGCTGCTGGTGCTGCCGTAGCTGTGGCTGCAGAAGGTTCTTCTGTGTCAGATTATGATCATAAAGATTGGTAAAATTGGAATTGtcgattttgattaaattgtgatctaggattttaataaattatgaaaacatatatatttttattttattaagagaaCCAAAGCAAAAAacccaaaaataaacaaataattggcataattttcatagtatatattatttgaaaactattcaaaaaattcatgtctaaatatttgatgattatattagataactgaattttattaatataatttttttattttcaaatactataaaaaacataacattCGTTATATCATGTGTCCCAAAGAAAACtgtcacaaataaaatttgaaaaatccgTTTTGAGGGTTTGGTGGGGAAATCAAAACAGGGCCCTTTTCAGATCATCTCgatttatctatatttatttattcgatgGGTACAGCCACCCCAAATTCACACGTTTCAATGGCAATAGTTAAAAAGTGCCATGTTGTGGTTCTTCTTTCCAACTCACGAAACagattttccaaatttaatttatcaataatccttttaaaaatataggcCATTGGTATTTTCTGGTGGACATATTGTATATACtacttacttttttatattttatattcaattattatgtattgttaattataaagcaCTGATAGACCAAAtacaaagtaagtaaattaacataattaaagttgctaatcaaattattattatcctcattttgcaaataaataaattctattacttaataatgaaatttttgaaaaatttaaattgaaataatgtaaaaaacaaacttaaatcataatgtagaatttataattaattaaaaattataattgaacttTGAATAAACGCTGtcctaaaatttcttaaattattaatttactaacatgtttgaacagaaaaataatattataattaaattgtcataaaatattg from Aethina tumida isolate Nest 87 chromosome 1, icAetTumi1.1, whole genome shotgun sequence includes:
- the LOC109601893 gene encoding uncharacterized protein LOC109601893 isoform X3, encoding MLGLYTVFSCLIVFTLAGSKSIVLSGHGGDSGKYSSGAELTSLAHSSAIQAKTAIQNQQTAASQAAFGAQSNLAQIALGAASTAQAALVGKQAIVQGLKRQLIDAQSHLQAEIAQYQQTQEAADAASQAAAQSQSQLNTITAAVAAAQGSAQYAQEAATAFANAAASQHQMVIEAKQRLSQLTEELNSALGQLASTEAAAQKALSAAQVAQSNAAAAGAAVAVAAEGSSVSDYDHKDW